The sequence CGCTGTCGCCGTGCCACACGCCCTTGTAGGCCAGGTACGAGTCGCCCGGGCCCAGCACCGTCCGCTCCCGCTCGCCGGGCGGGCCCGCTTCGTCGCCGATGCGGAAGTCCAACGCGCCGCGCACGATGATGCCGAGCTGCTCGTGGTCGGGATGGTTGTGCAGGTACGACCCGGGCGTGCCCCCGGCGATGCGCCAGAAGCACAGCTGCAGGCCGTCGCCGGTGATCACCCGGCGGCGGAACCCGGGACGGGCCGTCTCAATGAACGCCTCCTCGTCGAGGAAGAACACTGTCTGGCGGCTGAGATCCACGCGGTTGCCTTTCCCCTGCAGCGGCGCGGGCTCAGCTGAGGCCGACGGCGGCGAAGCGCTCGCGCTCGGCCGGAAGGTCCAGCGGTTCGACGATGGCCTGATGCTCGGCGTCGCCCCAGTGCTCGGGCGGCACCAGCCACATGACCTCGAACTCCAGGCCGTCGGGGTCGCGGGCGTAGAGGCTCTTGTTGCATCCGTGGTCGCTCGCCCCCACCAGGGCACCGGTGGCCTGCAGGCGCCGCCGCGCCTCATCCAGGGCCTCCAGAGTGGGCACCTCCCAGGCGATGTGGTACAGGCCGACGGTGCGCCGGCCGGCCTCCGACGCCCCCGCCTCCTCGCCGACGCTGAAGAAGGCGATGTCGTGGTGGTTCTCCGACTCGGGCGCCCGCATGAAGGCGAACGCCCCGCCGGGCCCGTCGATGACCGGCTCGAAGCCCAGCAAGTCGGCGTAGAACTCGGCGTGGCGCCGGGCGTCGCGCACGTAGAGCACGGCGTGGTTCATGCCGGTGATCCGCATCGTCGCTCCCCTCGTTCGGCTCCCGCACCGCGCGACGGCTCAGGATAACGCGGGCGACCGCCGGGCCTGCCGGCCCGGCTGGCCGGACGGAGGCCGGCCCGCCGTGTCAGGGGCGCTGGATTCTGGCCCCGGATCAAGTCCGGGGCTGGCTCTGCGCCGGAACGACAGGGGCGCTCCGGTCCTCGCTCGGGGTCGGCTCAGGAGGCCTCGGTGCGCTCGTTGAACCCCAGCAGCACCAACGCCGGAGGGACTTGCGCCACGACCGACACCGAGGCCTGGCGCAGGTACATGCGCAGGATCCCCGAGGCCGCTGTGCCCAGCGTCCACGACACGACGGCCTTGATGGGGTTGGCGTGCGAGCACATCAGAACCGTCTGGTTCGCCGAGGCCGCCAGGATCTCCTTGGCCGCCGCCACCGAGCGTTCGTAGACCTCGGTCAGGGACTCGCCGCCTGCGGGGGCATAGCCGGGGTCGGCCGACCAGGCGTCGAACAACTCCCCGGAGGCCACAGGCACCGGGGTTCCTTCCAGTTCGCCGTAGTCCATCTCGGCCAGGCGGTCGTCTGTGGTCGCGTCGGTTCCGAACCCGGCGAGCGCCACGGTCTCCCGGGCGCGCCGGCGCGGGCTGCTGACGACCTTGTCGATCTTCCAGTGCCGCCGCACGTAGTCGCCCGCCTCGACCGCCTGCCGGCGCCCCACGTCGTCCAGCGGCAGATCGCTGGCACCCTGCAGCAGCCGGCGCCGGTTCAGATCGGTGCGCCCGTGGCGCAGCAGCACCAGATACGTCTCCGCCCCCCGCCCCGAAGAACTCGGCAACCCCGCGGCGGCGGCCCTCTCAGTCGATCTCGGCGACGATCCGCCGGGCATTCTCCACGTCTTTCTTCAGTTGCGCCGCCAGCGCGTCGATGCCGCTGAACCGCCGCTCGCTGCGCAGGAAGCGCAGGAACTCCACCTGCACCTCGTGGCCGTAGAGGTCGTCGTCGAAGTCCA is a genomic window of bacterium containing:
- a CDS encoding VOC family protein, producing MRITGMNHAVLYVRDARRHAEFYADLLGFEPVIDGPGGAFAFMRAPESENHHDIAFFSVGEEAGASEAGRRTVGLYHIAWEVPTLEALDEARRRLQATGALVGASDHGCNKSLYARDPDGLEFEVMWLVPPEHWGDAEHQAIVEPLDLPAERERFAAVGLS
- a CDS encoding cupin domain-containing protein, coding for MDLSRQTVFFLDEEAFIETARPGFRRRVITGDGLQLCFWRIAGGTPGSYLHNHPDHEQLGIIVRGALDFRIGDEAGPPGERERTVLGPGDSYLAYKGVWHGDSVFVGDEEYNECWILDVFAPPRDDLLEGYAAATQAVREPAADG
- a CDS encoding histidine phosphatase family protein; the encoded protein is MLLRHGRTDLNRRRLLQGASDLPLDDVGRRQAVEAGDYVRRHWKIDKVVSSPRRRARETVALAGFGTDATTDDRLAEMDYGELEGTPVPVASGELFDAWSADPGYAPAGGESLTEVYERSVAAAKEILAASANQTVLMCSHANPIKAVVSWTLGTAASGILRMYLRQASVSVVAQVPPALVLLGFNERTEAS